In Bifidobacterium adolescentis ATCC 15703, the sequence CCGTGAAGCCAACTTCGCGTCGCGCAACTGTCGGTTGCGTCGCAAAATTTGGTTGCGAATCGCAATGCAACCGCAAGATGGTGGCGTGGAACGCGACGTTTGTGACAAGCTGCTGATGCTTTGCGACATGTTCGGTGTGACGTTGGATGATTTGGTCATGGGCGACGTGTGCGCGTCGGCGGGCCGTGGAGGTGCGGGACGCGTGGGGCTGTGTGGATGCGGGACGCATGGACTTGGCTGCCGATACGGCTGGTGTGGCAGCGTCGGATGGGGTGGTTGACTCTGCTGTTGGTGCGGTTCCGGGGGTAATCGGGTTCGCGGCATCGCAGGTTGCAGGAGTGTCCGATTCTGCAGAATCGGACACTCGTGGAGGGCGATGGGTAGGCTGGAGCCCGTGAACACGAACCAGAAGTCCCCCTCCGATTCCGGCGCAAACCACCCCACCGGCAACTCCTGCAATCCGCTACTCGGCCATGCCACATCACACGCGGCGACACTCATCGGCCTGTTCGCAATCGTCCTGTGGGGCTTCATGGCCGGCCTCGTGCGACTGGTCTCCGAATCGTTCGGCGCCACGCTCGGTTCGGCGCTCATCTACACCGTCGGTGGTGTCATGCTGTTCATTGTGCGCCGTCCGAAACCAATCCGCGAAGCGCCATGCAAGTACCTCATCGCAGGCGGACTCATGTTCATCGCATACGAGGCGTCAATCTCGCTGTCGATCGGCCTGGCCACAACGAACGCGCAATCCGTGGAAGTCAGCCTTGTCAACTACTTGTGGCCGACGCTGCTGGTGCTGATGACCGCAGCGGTATCGCACAAACGTGGTGCGGTCGCCAAAGCGATTCCTGGCGCGGTGATCGCAACCATCGGTGTGGCGATGGCGGTTGGCGGAGAAAGCCTTGATATGCAGGAAGCGGTCCACAATATCGCCAGTAACCCCCTACCGTATGTGCTCGCGTTTGTTGGCGCCTTTATTTGGGCGATTTATGCGACTTTTACGCCGTCGTTGTCCGGCGGTTACGACGGCACGACGATTTTCTTCTGCTGTGTGGCCGTTGTACTGTGGACCATCCATTTCGTTTCGGGAGACGGTTTGCCGGACACGGCGCCCGGCATCGGTGGATATGCTGCGCTGATTGCGTGCGCCGCTTCGATTTCGGGCGGCTACGCGTGCTGGGGATACGGCATGTTGCACGGCAGTATGGAAACGCTTGCGATTGGTTCGTACGCGACTCCGCTGTTTTCCACGGCTTCTAGCACGCTTCTGTTGGGCGTGGCGCTGGGCATGCCGTTCTGGATCGGTGTTGTGCTGGTGGTTGCCGGTTCTCTGATCAACGTGTGGTTTGCACGGTGCCCCTGAGTGTCCGTTTCTCCCGAATCGGACAACCTGGGGTGACCGGATGACGCGTGGGTGGCTGATTCGGGGGAATCGGACACTTGTTGGTGCGTGAGGAGGCGACATGTGGGGTAGTGGCGGCGCAGAGGAGCGCCGGGATGGCGCAGCGGTACGTAAGGGAAGTGACTGGGCAGGACAATGCCCTACGCCTCCACGCTAGCTTAGGTTTTTGCCGGCTGGTCGATGGTGACGAATTCGTGGCTTTGGGTTTTCAGGTCGTCGATGATGGCGGGCAGCGCGTTCACGTGTACCAGCCGAAACCGATCTAAACCGGCTCAAACCAGCCCGTTCAAAT encodes:
- the yddG gene encoding aromatic amino acid DMT transporter YddG; translated protein: MNTNQKSPSDSGANHPTGNSCNPLLGHATSHAATLIGLFAIVLWGFMAGLVRLVSESFGATLGSALIYTVGGVMLFIVRRPKPIREAPCKYLIAGGLMFIAYEASISLSIGLATTNAQSVEVSLVNYLWPTLLVLMTAAVSHKRGAVAKAIPGAVIATIGVAMAVGGESLDMQEAVHNIASNPLPYVLAFVGAFIWAIYATFTPSLSGGYDGTTIFFCCVAVVLWTIHFVSGDGLPDTAPGIGGYAALIACAASISGGYACWGYGMLHGSMETLAIGSYATPLFSTASSTLLLGVALGMPFWIGVVLVVAGSLINVWFARCP